The following proteins are co-located in the Festucalex cinctus isolate MCC-2025b chromosome 15, RoL_Fcin_1.0, whole genome shotgun sequence genome:
- the srek1 gene encoding splicing regulatory glutamine/lysine-rich protein 1 isoform X3 has product MTEKARERERKIPEEAKALSLLAPAAPVHSLLPGGGLLPIPAPAPLQNLNLPLVGHVNATLDPAASSLSQPPLMGNVDPSKVDEIRRTVYVGNLNSLTTTAEQLLDFFQQVGDVKFVRMAGDETQPTRFAFVEFVEQDAVARALNFNGVMFGDRPLKVNHSNNAIVKPPEMTPQAAAKQLESVMKRVREAQSTIAAAIEPAEKEKRYAAHSGRSRRPSRSRSRSGSRRSRSRHGPPQKWLRNDARASRSGHGRRSCSIDRRRSTSRSRVRRRSRGRSRSPLKRARSPSPKRVKKRRERSREARESSSSRKRSRKDEDRPRGKKTHKMGRDYDREASSSEDVRSPHFTQHNGVHKSRSDDASV; this is encoded by the exons ATGACagagaaagcgagagagagagagag GAAGATTCCGGAAGAGGCCAAGGCCTTGTCACTGTtggcgcccgccgcccccgTGCACAGCCTGCTCCCCGGCGGGGGGCTGCTCCCCATCCCCGCGCCTGCCCCGCTACAGAAT TTGAACTTGCCCCTGGTGGGTCACGTGAACGCCACCCTGGACCCCGCCGCCTCCTCGCTTTCACAGCCCCCCCTCATGGGAAACGTGGACCCCTCCAAGGTGGATGAAATCAGGAGGACGGTCTACGTGGGCAACTTGAACTCgctg ACGACGACGGCGGAGCAGCTACTGGACTTCTTCCAGCAGGTGGGCGACGTGAAGTTTGTGCGGATGGCGGGCGACGAGACGCAGCCCACGCGCTTCGCCTTCGTGGAGTTCGTGGAGCAGGACGCCGTCGCCCGGGCCCTCAACTTCAACGGCGTCATGTTCGGAGACCGGCCCCTCAA GGTGAACCACTCTAACAACGCCATCGTGAAGCCCCCCGAGATGACGCCGCAGGCCGCCGCCAAGCAGCTGGAGAGTGTGATGAAGCGCGTGCGGGAGGCGCAGTCCACCATCGCCGCCGCCATCGAGCCAG CGGAGAAAGAGAAACGCTACGCCGCGCACTCGGGGCGATCGCGCCGTCCGTCACGATCGCGGTCACGCTCCGGCTCGCGCAGGTCGCGCTCCAGACACGG GCCCCCGCAGAAATGGCTGAGGAACGACGCACGCGCTTCCCGAAGTGGCCACGGGAGGCGCTCTTGCTCCATTGACAGGCGGCGGAGCACAAGCCGCTCAAG GGTCCGCCGGCGAAGTCGGGGGCGCTCCAGAAGTCCCCTGAAAAGGGCCCGGTCGCCCTCGCCGAAAAG GGTTAAAAAGCGTCGGGAACGCAGCCGGGAAGCACGGGAAAGCTCTTCTTCGAGGAAGAGGAGCCGCAAAGACGAAGATCGGCCGAGAGGCAAGAAAACGCACAAG ATGGGACGGGACTACGACCGAGAGGCCTCGTCCTCCGAGGACGTCCGCTCGCCCCACTTCACGCAGCACAACGGCGTCCACAAGTCACGCAGCGACGACGCGTCCGTTTGA
- the srek1 gene encoding splicing regulatory glutamine/lysine-rich protein 1 isoform X1, whose translation MSGIPGTAVVQVTNLSSAVSGEQLRTLFGFLGDIEELRLYPPDNAALSFSSKVCYVKYRECSSVGVAQHLTNTVFIDRALIVVPCAEGKIPEEAKALSLLAPAAPVHSLLPGGGLLPIPAPAPLQNLNLPLVGHVNATLDPAASSLSQPPLMGNVDPSKVDEIRRTVYVGNLNSLTTTAEQLLDFFQQVGDVKFVRMAGDETQPTRFAFVEFVEQDAVARALNFNGVMFGDRPLKVNHSNNAIVKPPEMTPQAAAKQLESVMKRVREAQSTIAAAIEPAEKEKRYAAHSGRSRRPSRSRSRSGSRRSRSRHGPPQKWLRNDARASRSGHGRRSCSIDRRRSTSRSRVRRRSRGRSRSPLKRARSPSPKRVKKRRERSREARESSSSRKRSRKDEDRPRGKKTHKMGRDYDREASSSEDVRSPHFTQHNGVHKSRSDDASV comes from the exons ATGAGCGGGATCCCCGGGACTGCCGTCGTCCAGGTGACCAATCTGTCGTCGGCGGTAAGCGGCGAGCAGCTGCGCACTCTCTTCGGTTTCCTGGGGGACATCGAGGAGCTGCGGCTCTACCCGCCCGA CAACGCCGCTCTGTCTTTCTCGTCCAAAGTGTGCTATGTCAAGTATCGAGAATGTTCCAGTGTTGGTGTGGCGCAGCATCTCACCAACACGGTTTTTATTGACAGAGCCCTCATAGTTGTGCCATGTGCTGAAG GGAAGATTCCGGAAGAGGCCAAGGCCTTGTCACTGTtggcgcccgccgcccccgTGCACAGCCTGCTCCCCGGCGGGGGGCTGCTCCCCATCCCCGCGCCTGCCCCGCTACAGAAT TTGAACTTGCCCCTGGTGGGTCACGTGAACGCCACCCTGGACCCCGCCGCCTCCTCGCTTTCACAGCCCCCCCTCATGGGAAACGTGGACCCCTCCAAGGTGGATGAAATCAGGAGGACGGTCTACGTGGGCAACTTGAACTCgctg ACGACGACGGCGGAGCAGCTACTGGACTTCTTCCAGCAGGTGGGCGACGTGAAGTTTGTGCGGATGGCGGGCGACGAGACGCAGCCCACGCGCTTCGCCTTCGTGGAGTTCGTGGAGCAGGACGCCGTCGCCCGGGCCCTCAACTTCAACGGCGTCATGTTCGGAGACCGGCCCCTCAA GGTGAACCACTCTAACAACGCCATCGTGAAGCCCCCCGAGATGACGCCGCAGGCCGCCGCCAAGCAGCTGGAGAGTGTGATGAAGCGCGTGCGGGAGGCGCAGTCCACCATCGCCGCCGCCATCGAGCCAG CGGAGAAAGAGAAACGCTACGCCGCGCACTCGGGGCGATCGCGCCGTCCGTCACGATCGCGGTCACGCTCCGGCTCGCGCAGGTCGCGCTCCAGACACGG GCCCCCGCAGAAATGGCTGAGGAACGACGCACGCGCTTCCCGAAGTGGCCACGGGAGGCGCTCTTGCTCCATTGACAGGCGGCGGAGCACAAGCCGCTCAAG GGTCCGCCGGCGAAGTCGGGGGCGCTCCAGAAGTCCCCTGAAAAGGGCCCGGTCGCCCTCGCCGAAAAG GGTTAAAAAGCGTCGGGAACGCAGCCGGGAAGCACGGGAAAGCTCTTCTTCGAGGAAGAGGAGCCGCAAAGACGAAGATCGGCCGAGAGGCAAGAAAACGCACAAG ATGGGACGGGACTACGACCGAGAGGCCTCGTCCTCCGAGGACGTCCGCTCGCCCCACTTCACGCAGCACAACGGCGTCCACAAGTCACGCAGCGACGACGCGTCCGTTTGA
- the srek1 gene encoding splicing regulatory glutamine/lysine-rich protein 1 isoform X2, with protein sequence MLSGRMTNTCLSCRCCNDRESERERERKIPEEAKALSLLAPAAPVHSLLPGGGLLPIPAPAPLQNLNLPLVGHVNATLDPAASSLSQPPLMGNVDPSKVDEIRRTVYVGNLNSLTTTAEQLLDFFQQVGDVKFVRMAGDETQPTRFAFVEFVEQDAVARALNFNGVMFGDRPLKVNHSNNAIVKPPEMTPQAAAKQLESVMKRVREAQSTIAAAIEPAEKEKRYAAHSGRSRRPSRSRSRSGSRRSRSRHGPPQKWLRNDARASRSGHGRRSCSIDRRRSTSRSRVRRRSRGRSRSPLKRARSPSPKRVKKRRERSREARESSSSRKRSRKDEDRPRGKKTHKMGRDYDREASSSEDVRSPHFTQHNGVHKSRSDDASV encoded by the exons ATGCTAAGCGGGAGGATGACTAACACTTGCCTCTCTTGTCGTTGCTGTAATGACagagaaagcgagagagagagagaga GGAAGATTCCGGAAGAGGCCAAGGCCTTGTCACTGTtggcgcccgccgcccccgTGCACAGCCTGCTCCCCGGCGGGGGGCTGCTCCCCATCCCCGCGCCTGCCCCGCTACAGAAT TTGAACTTGCCCCTGGTGGGTCACGTGAACGCCACCCTGGACCCCGCCGCCTCCTCGCTTTCACAGCCCCCCCTCATGGGAAACGTGGACCCCTCCAAGGTGGATGAAATCAGGAGGACGGTCTACGTGGGCAACTTGAACTCgctg ACGACGACGGCGGAGCAGCTACTGGACTTCTTCCAGCAGGTGGGCGACGTGAAGTTTGTGCGGATGGCGGGCGACGAGACGCAGCCCACGCGCTTCGCCTTCGTGGAGTTCGTGGAGCAGGACGCCGTCGCCCGGGCCCTCAACTTCAACGGCGTCATGTTCGGAGACCGGCCCCTCAA GGTGAACCACTCTAACAACGCCATCGTGAAGCCCCCCGAGATGACGCCGCAGGCCGCCGCCAAGCAGCTGGAGAGTGTGATGAAGCGCGTGCGGGAGGCGCAGTCCACCATCGCCGCCGCCATCGAGCCAG CGGAGAAAGAGAAACGCTACGCCGCGCACTCGGGGCGATCGCGCCGTCCGTCACGATCGCGGTCACGCTCCGGCTCGCGCAGGTCGCGCTCCAGACACGG GCCCCCGCAGAAATGGCTGAGGAACGACGCACGCGCTTCCCGAAGTGGCCACGGGAGGCGCTCTTGCTCCATTGACAGGCGGCGGAGCACAAGCCGCTCAAG GGTCCGCCGGCGAAGTCGGGGGCGCTCCAGAAGTCCCCTGAAAAGGGCCCGGTCGCCCTCGCCGAAAAG GGTTAAAAAGCGTCGGGAACGCAGCCGGGAAGCACGGGAAAGCTCTTCTTCGAGGAAGAGGAGCCGCAAAGACGAAGATCGGCCGAGAGGCAAGAAAACGCACAAG ATGGGACGGGACTACGACCGAGAGGCCTCGTCCTCCGAGGACGTCCGCTCGCCCCACTTCACGCAGCACAACGGCGTCCACAAGTCACGCAGCGACGACGCGTCCGTTTGA
- the LOC144002359 gene encoding uncharacterized protein LOC144002359 isoform X5 has protein sequence MCGVLDGTNETRNDKFCQVYKPVSNPLTDIPVFEDNLTVEVLEQVGSNCSKYNFTEHFNNLLRCGPPHRVTFRRYPANRVDVSARWSEEDTKIVASVCVRYKEVTDHHGYAHRHDDGLWQQVCCQGATCHLPGVKGSPVLQVQVACNVSDKCSQCPWGHVYTLPPELRQPPLNLHVVENKMADKGGQRIISLTWTFSEVRASFKVSVAKASGEPPEQVFTVARPPVTLLLSTSVFRVHVSAVNNVSVSPAASITLMPPHGQSSGCRPFWPHVSHLVNVTEDDDSRLSVRVHNQTSFSVLWKDDLVRKYNCFCLEWSATFGPRPTHRSYESFYEDVNNNWTLVDIPERLRAFTSYDVWLHVRDEQDTCNLKRVNNSEATYARARFYFLEGTPARAPPNFSVASATSSSLELRWSAISQEDQCGFLLGYVIYYTEDRQPERNIRVEAWRRNYTLEGLRSGTVYQVQVSGFTRVGPGNRSATLVVETQSGASLNRTVLLTISILVVLTAMLATPFLRSRAKVAFWPNIPNPEKSKSMQRLNAPTRLLLQSAADSLKLEECDAVSLLVVELRAPPAPPRRQQSARGRSAAVVEEQSAANSHDPLLAAPFSGYTSMDVIQQLMMMSGEGGRSTRATT, from the exons GAACGACAAATTCTGCCAAGTGTATAAGCCCGTGAGCAACCCTTTAACCGACATCCCAGTGTTCGAGGACAACTTGACTGTGGAGGTTCTGGAGCAGGTCGGGTCCAATTGCTCCAAATATAACTTCACGGAACATTTTAACAACCTGC TGCGCTGCGGTCCTCCGCACCGCGTCACCTTCAGGCGATACCCGGCCAATCGCGTTGACGTCAGCGCTCGGTGGAGTGAGGAGGACACCAAGATCGTCGCATCTGTCTGCGTGCGTTACAAAGAGGTCACAGACCACCACGGCTACGCTCATCGCCATGACGACGGACTCTGGCAGCAG GTGTGTTGCCAGGGTGCCACTTGTCATCTGCCGGGTGTGAAGGGCTCGCCGGTGCTTCAGGTTCAGGTGGCTTGCAACGTCAGCGACAAGTGCTCTCAGTGTCCGTGGGGCCACGTCTACACGCTCCCGCCAG AGCTGAGGCAGCCGCCACTCAACCTCCACGTGGTCGAAAACAAGATGGCTGACAAAGGTGGACAAAGGATAATCTCTCTGACGTGGACG TTCTCCGAAGTACGCGCCAGCTTCAAAGTGTCCGTGGCCAAGGCGTCAGGGGAGCCTCCCGAGCAGGTCTTCACCGTAGCGCGACCGCCCGTCACGCTGCTGCTGTCCACATCCGTCTTCCGCGTCCACGTCAGCGCTGTCAACAACGTCAGCGTGTCTCCGGCTGCCAGCATCACGCTGATGCCGCCGCACGGTCAGTCGAGTGGatgtcggccattttggcctCATGTCAGCCATTTGGTGAATGTTACAGAAGACGACGACAGCAGGCTGAGCGTGCGTGTCCACAACCAGACGTCCTTCAGCGTGCTGTGGAAGGACGACTTGGTCAGGAAGTACAATTGCTTCTGTCTGGAGTGGAGCGCCACCTTCGGACCGCGCCCGACACACCGGTCATATGAATCCTTCTACGAGGATGTCAACAACAACTGGACGCTGGTCGATATCCCAG AGCGACTGCGGGCGTTCACCAGCTACGACGTGTGGCTCCACGTGCGTGACGAACAGGACACGTGCAACCTGAAGCGAGTCAACAACAGCGAGGCCACCTATGCCAGAGCACGGTTCTACTTCCTGGAAGGAA CTCCGGCTCGCGCTCCCCCCAACTTCAGCGTGGCGTCCGCCACATCGTCCTCCCTGGAGCTGCGCTGGTCAGCCATCTCGCAGGAGGACCAATGCGGGTTCCTACTGGGCTATGTGATCTACTACACCGAGGACCGGCAGCCGGAGAGAA ATATCAGGGTGGAGGCGTGGCGCCGCAATTATACGCTGGAGGGTCTCCGTAGCGGGACAGTGTACCAGGTCCAGGTGTCGGGGTTCACACGGGTCGGGCCAGGGAACCGCAGCGCCACCCTGGTGGTGGAAACGCAGAGTGGAGCTTCCTTGAACCGCACGGTGCTTCTCACCATCTCCATCCTTGTCGTGCTGACTGCCATGTTGGCGACCCCCTTCCTAAGAAG CAGGGCCAAAGTGGCCTTTTGGCCAAACATTCCCAACCCGGAGAAGAGCAAATCCATGCAGAGACTCAACGCACCCACGCGGCTG CTCCTTCAGTCCGCCGCCGACTCGCTCAAGCTGGAAGAATGCGACGCGGTGAGTCTGCTCGTCGTGGAGCTCCgagcgccgccggcgccgcccAGGCGCCAACAATCGGCCCGCGGCCGTTCTGCCGCCGTCGTCGAGGAGCAGAGCGCTGCCAACTCCCACGATCCGCTCTTGGCCGCTCCCTTCAGCGGATACACCAGCATGGACGTCATCCAGCAGCTGATGATGATGTCGGGCGAAGGAGGACGCTCAACGCGGGCGACTACGTGA